One Nicotiana tomentosiformis chromosome 4, ASM39032v3, whole genome shotgun sequence genomic window carries:
- the LOC104085303 gene encoding uncharacterized protein has protein sequence MLSILLKKFGETLTGGALTWYSQIPACSIETFEEMADKFVTAHAEPKKAEARVNDIFSIKQSLGEGLRDFLARFNRVRMTVPNVSKGIVVTTFQNGLSRDSSRETRKLLSQLMKYPPTTWDKIHNAYCAEVRVDEDDLNGPTHQLTSVKAESRKDQRDSARRDNPILQPNREPHQPYIRTAVAPSPRYEEDPPRPMTGTHQNERGIPPLLSTHNFCVSPKEIVYALQKLGPKVKWTPKMRSDPNTRKSNAFCEFYQEQGHKTEDCIALR, from the coding sequence ATGTTATCCATTTTGCTGAAGAAGTTTGGAGAAACCCTCACAggaggggcattaacatggtattcgcaGATACCAGCATGCTCCATAGAAACTTTCGAAGaaatggccgacaagttcgtaacTGCCCATGCCGAACCCAAGAAGGCCGAGGCGAGAGTGAACGACATATTTTCTATTAAGCAGTCCCTGGGAGAGGGACTAAGGGACTTCCTCGCTCGGTTCAATCGAGTAAGGATGACTGTGCCAAACGTATCAAAAGGGATAGTGGTCACAACATTTCAGAATGGGCTGAGTAGAGATAGTTCAAGAGAAACTAGAAAATTGTTGAGTCAGTTGATGAAGTATCCCCCAACTACCTGGGACAAAATCCACAATGCTTATTGTGCCGAAGTCCGAGTAGATGAGGACGACCTCAACGGGCCAACTCATCAACTAACCTCAGTAAAAGCTGAATCTAGAAAAGATCAAAGAGACAGTGCCAGAAGAGATAATCCAATCTTGCAACCAAATAGGGAACCACATCAACCATATATCAGGACAGCTGTTGCGCCCTCCCCCCGCTACGAAGAAGACCCGCCCAGACCAATGACGGGAACTCATCAGAACGAAAGAGGTATACCTCCCTTATTGTctactcacaatttttgtgtgtcacccaAAGAGATAGTCTACGCTCTGcagaagctcggaccaaaggtgAAGTGGACGCCGAAGATGAGATCGGACCCGAACACTAGAAAATCCAATGCCTTCTGTGAGTTCTACCAGGAACAAGGGCACAAAACTGAAGATTGCATTGCCCTCAGATAA